The following are from one region of the Thiocapsa rosea genome:
- a CDS encoding recombinase, translating into MSDYQAYEDKCEIIRTENAILLTEFTAWLKASGLSEKVVKNHRLNIDFYINDYLLYDDTLEAKDGAGEVGMFLGDWFIRKAMWSNTSSIKENAASLKKFYAFMHEKGLVSADDLAELKQTVKEEMPDWLDTVRRYNNPAIDDPW; encoded by the coding sequence ATGAGCGATTACCAAGCCTACGAAGACAAGTGCGAAATCATCCGTACCGAGAATGCGATTCTACTGACGGAGTTTACGGCCTGGCTCAAGGCGTCCGGCCTGTCCGAGAAGGTCGTCAAGAACCATCGTCTCAATATCGATTTCTACATCAACGACTATCTGCTCTACGACGATACGCTCGAGGCCAAGGACGGCGCGGGCGAAGTCGGCATGTTTCTCGGCGACTGGTTTATCAGGAAGGCCATGTGGTCAAATACATCCAGCATCAAGGAGAACGCGGCAAGCCTCAAGAAGTTCTATGCCTTTATGCACGAAAAGGGCTTGGTGAGCGCGGACGACCTGGCAGAGTTGAAGCAGACCGTCAAGGAAGAGATGCCGGATTGGTTGGACACCGTGCGTCGCTACAACAACCCCGCGATCGATGATCCTTGGTGA